In the Mytilus trossulus isolate FHL-02 chromosome 1, PNRI_Mtr1.1.1.hap1, whole genome shotgun sequence genome, one interval contains:
- the LOC134706466 gene encoding tripartite motif-containing protein 2-like yields MSHTNSDRNKFRKTDEERVIKNVKEDYLICSICIDQFVDPRVLPCGHSFCLTCLTEYIDKSANEDEFACPIDRQSMQKPFGMKNSKRWAQYYPPATFLRTLVKAVEIHEGTVPTCRRHHGRPREFYCATDDVLVCSECAVNEHRSENCDCSTLNDIYNRRKDDIQILHRALSGQESCVHQLITDQYRLRELFMESKSNVKCELDMVRDRLSVFYESTSRALDELSEEIDQSEFTRYSLEAQLDSFFKEISEMKDELKDIKPSIDFLDILQRIESKVDYYGSELDDISSFLKECEESKSVRIEFVPNTSFR; encoded by the coding sequence atgtcgCACACCAATTCTGATAGAAATAAATTCAGAAAGACGGATGAAGAAAGGGTGATAAAAAACGTAAAAGAGGATTATTTGATTTGCAGTATTTGTATAGACCAGTTTGTCGATCCACGTGTTTTACCGTGTGGACATAGTTTTTGcctaacatgtttaacagaATACATTGATAAGTCTGCGAACGAGGATGAATTCGCATGTCCTATAGATAGACAAAGCATGCAAAAACCTTTCGGAATGAAAAACTCAAAACGCTGGGCGCAATACTATCCACCAGCAACCTTCTTACGAACACTTGTTAAAGCTGTTGAAATCCACGAAGGAACGGTACCAACTTGCAGACGACATCATGGGAGGCCACGTGAGTTTTACTGTGCAACAGATGACGTATTAGTGTGTTCCGAATGTGCAGTAAACGAACATCGATCAGAAAATTGTGACTGCTCTACGCTTAATGATATATACAATAGAAGAAAAGATGATATTCAAATACTTCATCGTGCACTGAGTGGTCAGGAGTCCTGCGTCCATCAGTTAATAACCGATCAGTATAGATTACGTGAACTGTTCATGGAaagtaaatcaaatgtcaagtGCGAACTAGATATGGTCAGAGATCGACTGTCAGTGTTTTATGAAAGCACTTCAAGGGCATTAGATGAATTGTCCGAAGAAATAGACCAATCGGAATTTACTAGATACAGTTTAGAAGCTCAGCTGGATTCGTTCTTTAAAGAAATTTCAGAAATGAAAGATGAACTAAAAGACATTAAACCGAGTATTGATTTTCTGGACATTTTACAGAGAATAGAATCAAAAGTAGATTATTATGGATCTGAACTTGACGATATTTCATCTTTCCTTAAGGAATGTGAGGAGTCAAAAAGTGTGCGCATAGAGTTTGTACCGAATACTTCATTCAGATGA